A window of Kwoniella newhampshirensis strain CBS 13917 chromosome 9, whole genome shotgun sequence contains these coding sequences:
- a CDS encoding mitochondrial 37S ribosomal mS33 domain-containing protein: MAPNLHNLLSSLRSPIFQTLSNPTSSRMGTKYLRRRLRGPSIATYYPQLTNPFPKLSLLNRNLPSNPFAGWDGQRLPTEVRNRRGKVVLDNITWKGEGSMLRSNELVDDGLKEVERKRGLGWLEDGVEQRRLIRVGRRRRFGKGPPKKGQGRRSQMKKK, encoded by the exons ATGGCGCCGAATCTCCACAATCTGCTCTCGTCCCTCCGCTCACCGATCTTCCAGACCCTGTCGAATCCCACTTCATCACGGATGGGAACCAAATACCTCCGACGTCGACTACGAGGTCCATCAATAGCGACATACTATCCACAACTCACGAATCCCTTCCCCAAGCTCTCATTGCTGAACAGGAACTTGCCGAGCAACCCTTTCGCAGGATGGGACGGACAGAGATTACCTACTGAGGTTAGAAACAGACGTGGCAAGGTCGTCCTGGATAATATCACttggaagggagaaggtaGTATGTTGAGGAGTAACGAgttggtcgatgatggattGAAAGAAGtagagaggaagagaggattAGGATGGTTGGAGGACGGTGTGGAACAGAGAAGACTGATCAGGGTGggaaggcggaggaggtTCGGCAAGGGTCCTCccaagaagg GTCAAGGACGAAGGTcgcagatgaagaagaagtag